The following are from one region of the Canis lupus familiaris isolate Mischka breed German Shepherd chromosome 30, alternate assembly UU_Cfam_GSD_1.0, whole genome shotgun sequence genome:
- the EID1 gene encoding EP300-interacting inhibitor of differentiation 1 — MSEMNELSELYEESNDLQMDVMPGEGDLPQMEVGGGSREPSPNPSRHGAQPQLEEEGPMEEEAAQPMAEPQGERGLAHRPSPGEQPGQLAGPDFESEDEGEEFDDWEDDYDYPEEEQLSGAGYRVSAALEEANKMFLRTSRAREAALDGGFQMHYEKTPFDQLAFIEELFSLMVVNRLTEELGCDEIIDRE; from the coding sequence ATGTCGGAGATGAACGAGCTGTCCGAGCTGTATGAAGAGAGCAATGACCTGCAGATGGATGTGATGCCCGGCGAGGGTGACCTTCCGCAGATGGAGGTAGGCGGCGGGAGCCGGGAGCCCTCCCCGAACCCCTCCCGCCACGGGGCCCAGCCGCAGCTGGAGGAGGAAGGCCCGATGGAGGAGGAGGCGGCCCAGCCAATGGCGGAGCCGCAGGGGGAACGAGGCCTTGCTCACCGGCCCAGCCCGGGGGAGCAGCCGGGCCAGCTCGCCGGCCCTGACTTCGAGAGCGAGGACGAGGGTGAGGAGTTTGATGACTGGGAGGACGACTACGATTATCCGGAAGAGGAGCAACTGAGTGGTGCCGGCTACAGGGTATCCGCGGCCCTGGAGGAAGCCAACAAGATGTTCCTGAGAACATCCAGAGCCAGAGAAGCAGCCCTGGATGGCGGGTTTCAAATGCATTACGAGAAGACCCCGTTTGATCAGTTGGCTTTCATCGAAGAGCTTTTTTCACTTATGGTTGTCAATCGCCTGACCGAAGAACTCGGCTGTGATGAGATTATTGACAGAGAGTGA